One stretch of Cygnus olor isolate bCygOlo1 chromosome 1, bCygOlo1.pri.v2, whole genome shotgun sequence DNA includes these proteins:
- the LOC121059985 gene encoding uncharacterized protein LOC121059985 isoform X3 translates to MGQAQGIATPCCRLLFLLSLSVLLLLVAPCPGETLTIPRLGLRPGSHVDSAYSASPLKTGSEPWGNPRALPAGHPSRQYHFLKHQGFSRDVATGAGSASLQWNPDSESWRGHLGAGGEKSAEVSDHKWGPERTAVVVLAILVCLFLLAALGYSVKRLLKTRQREPLLGEPYFPLWSKDPDNVEKERKMEEIAKEIESLVSVIGNIRLW, encoded by the exons ATGGGGCAAGCACAGGGGATTGCTACTCCCTGCTGCCGcctgctcttccttctctctctctctgttctccTCCTCTTGGTGGCCCCATGTCCCGGGGAGACCTTGACTATTCCACGGTTAGGACTGCGCCCAG GTTCTCATGTAGACAGTGCTTATTCAGCTTCTCCCCTGAAAACTGGTTCTGAGCCTTGGGGGAATCCCAGGG ctctgcctgcaggccACCCATCTCGGCAGTACCATTTTCTTAAGCATCAAGGCTTTTCCAGGG ATGTGGCCACAGGTGCTGGCTCTGCATCTCTTCAGTGGAATCCTGATTCTGAGTCTTGGAGAGGTCACCTGG GGGCTGGTGGTGAAAAAAGTGCAGAGGTTTCAGATCACAAATGGGGGCCAGAGCGCACCGCAGTTGTGGTACTGGCCATCCTTGTGTGTCTGTTCCTTCTGGCAGCTTTGGGCTACTCAGTGAAACGGTTGCTGAAGACGAGACAACG AGAACCCTTGCTGGGTGAACCTTACTTTCCCTTGTGGAGTAAAGATCCAGacaatgtggaaaaagaaagaaaaatggaggaaattGCAAAAGAGATTGAAAGTCT ggtgtcagtaatagggaatataaggttatggTGA
- the LOC121059985 gene encoding uncharacterized protein LOC121059985 isoform X2, which translates to MGQAQGIATPCCRLLFLLSLSVLLLLVAPCPGETLTIPRLGLRPGSHVDSAYSASPLKTGSEPWGNPRALPAGHPSRQYHFLKHQGFSRDVATGAGSASLQWNPDSESWRGHLGAGGEKSAEVSDHKWGPERTAVVVLAILVCLFLLAALGYSVKRLLKTRQREPLLGEPYFPLWSKDPDNVEKERKMEEIAKEIESLPEGPRTLLRPPPNALHEN; encoded by the exons ATGGGGCAAGCACAGGGGATTGCTACTCCCTGCTGCCGcctgctcttccttctctctctctctgttctccTCCTCTTGGTGGCCCCATGTCCCGGGGAGACCTTGACTATTCCACGGTTAGGACTGCGCCCAG GTTCTCATGTAGACAGTGCTTATTCAGCTTCTCCCCTGAAAACTGGTTCTGAGCCTTGGGGGAATCCCAGGG ctctgcctgcaggccACCCATCTCGGCAGTACCATTTTCTTAAGCATCAAGGCTTTTCCAGGG ATGTGGCCACAGGTGCTGGCTCTGCATCTCTTCAGTGGAATCCTGATTCTGAGTCTTGGAGAGGTCACCTGG GGGCTGGTGGTGAAAAAAGTGCAGAGGTTTCAGATCACAAATGGGGGCCAGAGCGCACCGCAGTTGTGGTACTGGCCATCCTTGTGTGTCTGTTCCTTCTGGCAGCTTTGGGCTACTCAGTGAAACGGTTGCTGAAGACGAGACAACG AGAACCCTTGCTGGGTGAACCTTACTTTCCCTTGTGGAGTAAAGATCCAGacaatgtggaaaaagaaagaaaaatggaggaaattGCAAAAGAGATTGAAAGTCTGCCTGAGGGACCACGCACATTATTAAGACCTCCACCGAATGCCCTGCATGAGAATTAA
- the LOC121059985 gene encoding uncharacterized protein LOC121059985 isoform X5: MGQAQGIATPCCRLLFLLSLSVLLLLVAPCPGETLTIPRLGLRPALPAGHPSRQYHFLKHQGFSRDVATGAGSASLQWNPDSESWRGHLGAGGEKSAEVSDHKWGPERTAVVVLAILVCLFLLAALGYSVKRLLKTRQREPLLGEPYFPLWSKDPDNVEKERKMEEIAKEIESLPEGPRTLLRPPPNALHDTMETSQ; the protein is encoded by the exons ATGGGGCAAGCACAGGGGATTGCTACTCCCTGCTGCCGcctgctcttccttctctctctctctgttctccTCCTCTTGGTGGCCCCATGTCCCGGGGAGACCTTGACTATTCCACGGTTAGGACTGCGCCCAG ctctgcctgcaggccACCCATCTCGGCAGTACCATTTTCTTAAGCATCAAGGCTTTTCCAGGG ATGTGGCCACAGGTGCTGGCTCTGCATCTCTTCAGTGGAATCCTGATTCTGAGTCTTGGAGAGGTCACCTGG GGGCTGGTGGTGAAAAAAGTGCAGAGGTTTCAGATCACAAATGGGGGCCAGAGCGCACCGCAGTTGTGGTACTGGCCATCCTTGTGTGTCTGTTCCTTCTGGCAGCTTTGGGCTACTCAGTGAAACGGTTGCTGAAGACGAGACAACG AGAACCCTTGCTGGGTGAACCTTACTTTCCCTTGTGGAGTAAAGATCCAGacaatgtggaaaaagaaagaaaaatggaggaaattGCAAAAGAGATTGAAAGTCTGCCTGAGGGACCACGCACATTATTAAGACCTCCACCGAATGCCCTGCATGA
- the LOC121059985 gene encoding uncharacterized protein LOC121059985 isoform X4, translating to MGQAQGIATPCCRLLFLLSLSVLLLLVAPCPGETLTIPRLGLRPGSHVDSAYSASPLKTGSEPWGNPRALPAGHPSRQYHFLKHQGFSRGAGGEKSAEVSDHKWGPERTAVVVLAILVCLFLLAALGYSVKRLLKTRQREPLLGEPYFPLWSKDPDNVEKERKMEEIAKEIESLPEGPRTLLRPPPNALHDTMETSQ from the exons ATGGGGCAAGCACAGGGGATTGCTACTCCCTGCTGCCGcctgctcttccttctctctctctctgttctccTCCTCTTGGTGGCCCCATGTCCCGGGGAGACCTTGACTATTCCACGGTTAGGACTGCGCCCAG GTTCTCATGTAGACAGTGCTTATTCAGCTTCTCCCCTGAAAACTGGTTCTGAGCCTTGGGGGAATCCCAGGG ctctgcctgcaggccACCCATCTCGGCAGTACCATTTTCTTAAGCATCAAGGCTTTTCCAGGG GGGCTGGTGGTGAAAAAAGTGCAGAGGTTTCAGATCACAAATGGGGGCCAGAGCGCACCGCAGTTGTGGTACTGGCCATCCTTGTGTGTCTGTTCCTTCTGGCAGCTTTGGGCTACTCAGTGAAACGGTTGCTGAAGACGAGACAACG AGAACCCTTGCTGGGTGAACCTTACTTTCCCTTGTGGAGTAAAGATCCAGacaatgtggaaaaagaaagaaaaatggaggaaattGCAAAAGAGATTGAAAGTCTGCCTGAGGGACCACGCACATTATTAAGACCTCCACCGAATGCCCTGCATGA
- the LOC121059985 gene encoding uncharacterized protein LOC121059985 isoform X1, with translation MGQAQGIATPCCRLLFLLSLSVLLLLVAPCPGETLTIPRLGLRPGSHVDSAYSASPLKTGSEPWGNPRALPAGHPSRQYHFLKHQGFSRDVATGAGSASLQWNPDSESWRGHLGAGGEKSAEVSDHKWGPERTAVVVLAILVCLFLLAALGYSVKRLLKTRQREPLLGEPYFPLWSKDPDNVEKERKMEEIAKEIESLPEGPRTLLRPPPNALHDTMETSQ, from the exons ATGGGGCAAGCACAGGGGATTGCTACTCCCTGCTGCCGcctgctcttccttctctctctctctgttctccTCCTCTTGGTGGCCCCATGTCCCGGGGAGACCTTGACTATTCCACGGTTAGGACTGCGCCCAG GTTCTCATGTAGACAGTGCTTATTCAGCTTCTCCCCTGAAAACTGGTTCTGAGCCTTGGGGGAATCCCAGGG ctctgcctgcaggccACCCATCTCGGCAGTACCATTTTCTTAAGCATCAAGGCTTTTCCAGGG ATGTGGCCACAGGTGCTGGCTCTGCATCTCTTCAGTGGAATCCTGATTCTGAGTCTTGGAGAGGTCACCTGG GGGCTGGTGGTGAAAAAAGTGCAGAGGTTTCAGATCACAAATGGGGGCCAGAGCGCACCGCAGTTGTGGTACTGGCCATCCTTGTGTGTCTGTTCCTTCTGGCAGCTTTGGGCTACTCAGTGAAACGGTTGCTGAAGACGAGACAACG AGAACCCTTGCTGGGTGAACCTTACTTTCCCTTGTGGAGTAAAGATCCAGacaatgtggaaaaagaaagaaaaatggaggaaattGCAAAAGAGATTGAAAGTCTGCCTGAGGGACCACGCACATTATTAAGACCTCCACCGAATGCCCTGCATGA